In a genomic window of Hyalangium gracile:
- a CDS encoding PKD domain-containing protein translates to MPPVSVRSEAPEAVQPPPVPAPVARPPPDSVATSERSSWEVLAAALHEEMVPLASSVVVEAIERDRPWVCQGEPTALSARLGGVPEPGAVYRWVWLTGPGSAELHPGPTVQWKAPETPGTYAVRFQVCRDLGGRRVGVLAERLVEIDVRPCGAGERQSQEPLRLTVTQRRQGTFLLQALSQTGARIDSYRWDFGDGTTGTTTEPRVEHSFPLQHLGPHDTRSFTVRVEAFVSQGPPLTAMAFVLTRGSPPNDEPSPVELEVSRWSAQPDGGWRSDVVVRELSPDITWDRVERVTRYWDGGVEVATRKWSEGLHVEERLEQGGFRGYTVVSPAESAPGIKQILDFLYGYDSAGQEVVISWSPYKSDAPPVPPEASEPLPAK, encoded by the coding sequence GTGCCTCCGGTGAGCGTGCGGAGTGAGGCCCCCGAGGCGGTTCAGCCTCCTCCAGTGCCGGCGCCCGTCGCTCGGCCGCCGCCGGACTCCGTGGCCACCTCCGAGCGGTCCTCCTGGGAGGTGCTCGCGGCGGCGCTTCATGAAGAGATGGTGCCGCTGGCCTCCAGCGTCGTGGTCGAGGCCATCGAGCGGGATCGCCCCTGGGTCTGCCAGGGCGAGCCAACGGCCTTGTCCGCGCGCCTCGGAGGAGTGCCGGAGCCAGGTGCGGTCTATCGGTGGGTCTGGCTCACCGGCCCTGGCAGCGCGGAGCTTCACCCCGGGCCGACGGTCCAATGGAAGGCTCCGGAGACGCCCGGCACATACGCGGTTCGCTTCCAGGTCTGCCGCGATCTCGGAGGGCGCCGCGTGGGAGTGCTGGCCGAGCGCCTCGTCGAGATCGACGTGCGCCCGTGCGGCGCGGGAGAGCGTCAGTCGCAAGAGCCTCTGCGCCTCACCGTCACCCAGCGCCGGCAAGGCACCTTCCTGCTGCAGGCGCTCTCCCAGACGGGGGCCCGGATCGACTCGTACCGGTGGGACTTCGGCGACGGCACCACCGGGACGACGACCGAGCCTCGGGTCGAGCACTCCTTTCCCCTCCAGCACCTGGGGCCCCACGACACCCGGAGCTTCACGGTGAGGGTCGAGGCCTTCGTCTCTCAGGGGCCTCCGCTCACGGCGATGGCGTTCGTGCTCACCCGCGGCTCGCCTCCGAACGACGAGCCTTCTCCGGTCGAGCTGGAGGTCTCCCGCTGGAGCGCCCAGCCCGACGGAGGCTGGCGCAGCGACGTGGTGGTTCGAGAGCTCTCGCCCGACATCACCTGGGACCGGGTCGAGCGCGTCACCCGGTACTGGGATGGAGGCGTGGAGGTCGCCACGCGGAAGTGGAGCGAGGGGCTCCACGTGGAGGAGCGGCTCGAGCAGGGCGGGTTTCGGGGCTACACCGTGGTGAGCCCCGCCGAGTCAGCTCCTGGCATCAAGCAGATCCTCGACTTCCTGTACGGCTACGACTCCGCGGGCCAGGAGGTGGTCATCTCCTGGAGCCCCTACAAGAGCGACGCGCCTCCGGTTCCTCCGGAGGCCTCGGAGCCGCTGCCTGCGAAGTAG